One genomic window of uncultured Campylobacter sp. includes the following:
- a CDS encoding universal stress protein, translating to MQLKKIFFPIGGGEELAERIHGALLVNKFFGTHINIMACQLDPKMIYNVRMTLKGGVLMEEFLKSAGDEMQAEREVIKAIFDAECTKLGLDQNDDDHVPNSAALRHMVGIRSELVEKYSKYCDLVLVSVPPTGSITGTFEAAVTKSGKPCIIIPRKLQEFKADKILVSLTGTAASARALDNWLELLQRAKSITVITANHYLQDDVSETKRRISDYLALHDVKIDVFEALNVEGKIPGQVLLEYADAGDFDLIVAGLHSDSGIKEIFLGGASKYFLQKTKIPVLM from the coding sequence ATGCAGCTTAAAAAGATTTTTTTCCCTATCGGCGGCGGCGAGGAGCTGGCAGAGCGCATACACGGAGCGCTGCTCGTAAATAAATTTTTCGGCACGCACATCAACATAATGGCGTGCCAGCTCGATCCTAAGATGATCTACAACGTCCGTATGACGCTAAAAGGCGGTGTGTTGATGGAGGAGTTTTTAAAATCTGCAGGAGACGAGATGCAGGCCGAGCGCGAGGTGATCAAAGCTATCTTCGACGCCGAATGCACTAAGCTCGGCTTAGATCAAAACGACGACGATCACGTCCCAAATAGCGCCGCTTTGAGGCATATGGTGGGCATCCGCTCCGAGCTAGTCGAGAAATACTCCAAATATTGTGATTTGGTGCTGGTCTCCGTGCCGCCTACAGGCTCTATCACGGGCACGTTCGAGGCTGCGGTCACCAAAAGCGGCAAGCCTTGTATCATCATACCGCGCAAGCTGCAGGAGTTTAAGGCGGATAAAATTTTAGTTTCGCTTACCGGCACTGCGGCATCTGCAAGGGCGCTCGATAATTGGCTGGAGCTTTTGCAGCGTGCCAAATCTATCACCGTCATTACCGCAAATCACTACCTTCAAGACGACGTTTCCGAAACGAAGCGCCGCATAAGCGATTATCTGGCTCTGCACGACGTTAAAATCGATGTTTTCGAGGCACTGAACGTCGAGGGCAAGATCCCGGGGCAGGTGCTGCTAGAGTATGCCGACGCGGGCGATTTCGACCTGATCGTCGCGGGCTTGCACTCAGACAGCGGCATAAAAGAGATATTCCTAGGCGGCGCGTCGAAATACTTCCTACAAAAGACCAAAATTCCGGTTCTAATGTAG
- the topA gene encoding type I DNA topoisomerase, translated as MKNLIIVESPAKAKTIKKFLGEDYDVVASKGHIRDLPQKKFGIKIKDKSFEPEYEISADHDQIVKQIKTLAKKADQIYLATDEDREGEAIAYHIAASIGKQAEELPRIVFHEITKSAISNALSSPRKLNIASVNAQQARRLLDRIVGYKLSPLLNLKIQRGLSAGRVQSAALKIVVDREREILNFKPVEFHSIDTVFKKDLEAELVEFRGKKMEKLSVKNAAQASEIVLTLQKDKFNVESIESKSRKTNPYPPFMTSTLQQAASTALGFNPRKTMSLAQSLYEGVNTKNGGAITYMRTDSLNIAKEAIAAARELIEQCFGEKYLPKSPNLYATKSKGAQEAHEAIRPTDLKLTPELAQKILPRDEYRLYALIYNRFIASQMSPSVSQIQTIIVRGEEGAFKIGGRKVEFDGFYKAYGDLDKDKILPSLSAGDAMSLQSLSSQQHFTEPPARYSEASLIKKLESLGIGRPSTYAPTISLLTARNYVNIEQKHLVPSEIAFKITEMLEQNFKNIVDSEFTSKMEEKLDDIAENKADWQQILADFYYPFMDEIAKGKTSIASQKLAEKIGETCPNCGGELLKRQGRFGEFIACSNYPKCKYSRNADASAEGASEEKAAPEVLDEKCPQCGKNLIKRKGRYGEFIACEGYPKCKYSRKIEGAAKEKKPLVFTGIKCPSCGTGEIVERFSRRGKFYGCTNYPKCGFVSNYAPIARACPQCGNSYMLRKELKKGNFAECPQCKLKEEID; from the coding sequence ATGAAAAATTTAATCATCGTAGAATCCCCCGCAAAAGCCAAAACGATTAAAAAATTCTTAGGCGAGGACTACGACGTCGTCGCTTCAAAAGGACATATCCGCGATCTGCCGCAGAAAAAATTCGGCATTAAAATCAAAGATAAAAGCTTCGAGCCCGAATACGAAATCAGCGCCGATCACGATCAGATCGTAAAGCAGATAAAGACGCTCGCCAAAAAGGCGGATCAAATTTATCTCGCGACGGACGAGGACCGCGAGGGCGAGGCGATCGCCTATCATATCGCCGCTTCGATCGGCAAGCAGGCGGAGGAGCTGCCGCGCATCGTATTTCACGAGATCACCAAAAGCGCGATCTCAAACGCGCTAAGCTCACCGCGCAAGCTGAATATCGCAAGCGTAAACGCCCAACAAGCGCGCCGCCTACTCGATCGCATCGTGGGCTACAAGCTAAGTCCGCTTTTAAATTTAAAGATCCAGCGCGGCTTAAGCGCGGGTCGCGTCCAAAGCGCCGCGCTTAAGATCGTCGTCGATCGCGAGCGCGAAATTTTAAATTTCAAGCCGGTAGAATTCCACAGCATCGACACGGTTTTTAAGAAGGACTTGGAGGCCGAGCTCGTCGAATTTCGCGGCAAAAAGATGGAAAAGCTCTCGGTCAAAAACGCGGCGCAAGCTAGCGAGATCGTCCTGACGCTGCAAAAAGACAAATTTAACGTAGAAAGCATCGAGAGCAAATCGCGCAAGACGAACCCCTATCCGCCGTTTATGACCTCGACGCTGCAGCAGGCGGCGAGCACGGCTCTGGGCTTTAATCCGCGAAAGACGATGAGCCTCGCGCAGAGCCTTTACGAGGGCGTCAATACCAAAAACGGCGGCGCGATCACCTATATGCGAACCGACTCGCTAAATATCGCCAAAGAAGCGATCGCGGCGGCTCGCGAGTTGATCGAGCAGTGCTTCGGCGAAAAATATCTGCCCAAAAGCCCGAATTTATACGCCACCAAAAGCAAAGGCGCGCAGGAAGCGCACGAAGCGATAAGACCTACCGATCTGAAGCTTACCCCCGAGCTTGCGCAAAAAATCCTACCTCGCGACGAATACCGCCTTTACGCGCTCATCTATAACCGCTTCATAGCCTCGCAGATGAGCCCTAGCGTCTCGCAGATCCAAACGATCATCGTGCGCGGCGAAGAGGGCGCTTTTAAGATCGGCGGGCGCAAGGTGGAATTTGACGGATTTTACAAAGCTTACGGCGATCTGGATAAAGATAAAATTTTACCGAGCCTTAGCGCGGGCGACGCGATGAGCCTGCAAAGTCTAAGCTCGCAGCAGCACTTCACCGAGCCTCCGGCGCGCTATTCGGAAGCAAGCCTCATCAAAAAGCTCGAAAGCCTCGGCATCGGCAGGCCCTCGACCTATGCGCCTACCATCTCGCTGCTTACTGCGCGCAACTACGTCAATATCGAGCAAAAGCACCTGGTGCCGAGCGAGATCGCCTTTAAGATCACCGAGATGCTGGAGCAAAATTTTAAAAATATCGTCGATAGCGAGTTTACCTCCAAAATGGAAGAAAAACTCGACGACATCGCCGAAAACAAAGCGGACTGGCAGCAAATTTTGGCGGATTTCTATTATCCTTTTATGGATGAGATCGCCAAAGGAAAAACGTCGATCGCAAGCCAAAAGCTAGCCGAAAAGATCGGCGAAACCTGCCCGAACTGCGGCGGCGAGCTACTTAAGCGCCAGGGCAGATTCGGCGAGTTCATCGCTTGCTCGAACTATCCGAAATGCAAATACTCGCGCAACGCGGACGCTAGCGCCGAGGGGGCGAGCGAGGAGAAGGCGGCGCCCGAGGTGCTAGATGAAAAATGCCCGCAGTGCGGTAAAAATTTGATCAAGCGCAAGGGCAGATACGGCGAGTTTATCGCTTGCGAGGGCTATCCGAAGTGCAAATACTCGCGCAAAATCGAGGGCGCGGCGAAAGAGAAAAAGCCGCTCGTCTTCACGGGCATCAAGTGCCCGAGCTGCGGCACGGGCGAGATCGTCGAGCGCTTCTCAAGACGCGGTAAATTCTACGGCTGCACGAACTACCCTAAATGCGGCTTTGTGAGCAACTACGCGCCGATCGCGCGCGCATGCCCGCAGTGCGGCAACTCATACATGCTCCGCAAAGAGCTGAAAAAAGGCAATTTCGCCGAGTGCCCGCAGTGCAAGCTTAAAGAAGAGATCGATTGA
- a CDS encoding cation:proton antiporter, with product MNEIYVLIALSFLIFASPFLASLARIPLSPMEIMLGIIAANLGLLPPSATFDLAAQIGFCYLMFLAGCEVDFRALLAMPRKILRLILIFLALLYILSALAVWMFELPQMLIIAAPLMSVGLLSALYKEYGKDQAWLNLAMPAGVIGELISIAVLTVGGIYLKNGFGVEMALHIGALLGFSAAALAVFKGLEILFWWFPALKTVIMPKYDKNEKDVRFAMALFCLICAGVMLLGLEVVIGAFIAGTFLPTFFSHKDDLIEKLSSFGFGFLVPIFFIHTGAVIKLEALLMPGVMSFAVSLAALMFGIRLLASATFLSTLGRKGAALFTLSLSMPLTLVIATATLFYSTAAISQEIYFAMIIASLIEALASMILINFIYKKF from the coding sequence ATGAATGAAATTTACGTCCTAATCGCGCTATCGTTTTTGATCTTTGCTTCGCCCTTTTTGGCTAGCTTAGCTAGAATTCCGCTCTCGCCTATGGAGATCATGCTTGGCATCATAGCTGCAAATTTAGGGCTTTTGCCGCCAAGCGCGACCTTCGATCTAGCCGCGCAGATCGGCTTTTGCTACCTTATGTTTTTGGCGGGCTGCGAGGTGGATTTCCGCGCGCTGCTTGCGATGCCGCGTAAAATTCTGCGGCTGATCCTAATCTTTTTGGCGCTGCTTTATATCCTAAGCGCGCTTGCGGTTTGGATGTTTGAACTGCCGCAGATGCTTATCATCGCAGCGCCCCTGATGAGCGTCGGGCTGCTTTCGGCGCTGTATAAGGAGTACGGCAAGGATCAAGCGTGGCTCAATCTCGCGATGCCCGCGGGCGTGATCGGCGAGCTCATCAGCATCGCCGTCCTCACGGTGGGCGGCATCTACCTCAAAAACGGCTTCGGCGTAGAGATGGCGCTTCACATCGGCGCGCTTTTGGGCTTTTCAGCGGCAGCTCTAGCGGTTTTTAAAGGGCTTGAAATTTTATTTTGGTGGTTCCCCGCGCTAAAAACGGTCATCATGCCCAAATACGACAAAAACGAAAAGGACGTGCGATTTGCGATGGCACTGTTTTGCCTCATCTGCGCGGGGGTGATGCTTTTGGGGCTTGAGGTCGTCATCGGCGCCTTCATCGCAGGCACCTTTCTGCCGACCTTTTTCTCGCACAAGGACGACCTCATCGAAAAGCTATCATCGTTCGGCTTCGGCTTTTTGGTGCCGATATTTTTCATACACACCGGAGCCGTGATCAAGCTTGAGGCGCTCCTTATGCCCGGAGTAATGAGCTTTGCCGTAAGCCTAGCGGCGCTGATGTTTGGTATCAGGCTGCTTGCGAGCGCTACGTTTTTAAGCACCTTGGGGCGCAAAGGCGCGGCGCTTTTCACTCTATCGCTATCTATGCCTCTGACGCTAGTGATCGCTACGGCGACGCTCTTTTACTCCACCGCCGCGATCTCGCAAGAGATATACTTCGCGATGATCATCGCCTCGCTCATAGAGGCGCTCGCGTCGATGATTTTGATAAATTTTATTTACAAGAAATTTTAG
- a CDS encoding metallophosphoesterase family protein has product MIIGVISDSHRETKVAASAIEWLLARGADLLVHAEGIVAIETLRLLRQSGKPYFAVLGNNDEALAELKNEFNLHDEPFCTEFAGLRLKIMHHPFYLFDEEPAAQNEADGLNLDANLGAGADRAVNFRMDCGAGLAKNSSFNDKASCGMNLGSNCGADRREILIANSKAADHAINLTAPSASLNLTVSSGSDANDESKNSVRNSKSNFSAADLDINSYSGATRNSTPIRVASGVAYQSPVTKIGAVNPVVDKNYLAAAHRGFITISSSYDAQNFTLYCGKNSDRSQSENSAPAILNQIPGALIKSKNFSPSFAAPNLKSALRSDKNSIQNLSGNSVQNSNSAAQATQDLNFATTYKSVILTAPSAKSASLPNSVLPQNFTSSQNSASSQNFVLPPNSAREGCETPLRYIKIYDRTSFFAAVADRYVTSMDYQRYGNGESKGLADKRGISKNGTSANGRSVTADCHSTPAHQNSAMRNQNTAATDWCDVSIDKNATVAYRQCTAVGYCHMAANQNTLAAPNLNLQHARAKSGRDLRAQKATFRFACIVVQE; this is encoded by the coding sequence TTGATAATAGGTGTCATCTCGGACTCTCATCGCGAAACAAAGGTCGCTGCCAGCGCCATAGAGTGGCTGCTCGCACGCGGAGCGGATCTACTCGTGCACGCAGAGGGCATCGTCGCGATCGAGACGCTGCGGCTTTTGCGACAAAGCGGCAAGCCCTACTTCGCAGTTCTTGGCAACAACGACGAGGCGCTTGCGGAGCTAAAAAATGAGTTTAACCTACACGATGAGCCCTTTTGCACGGAGTTTGCCGGGCTGCGACTAAAAATAATGCACCATCCGTTTTATCTCTTTGACGAGGAGCCCGCAGCGCAAAATGAAGCAGACGGATTGAATTTAGACGCGAATTTAGGTGCGGGTGCGGATCGCGCGGTAAATTTTCGCATGGATTGCGGCGCGGGCCTAGCCAAAAATTCTAGCTTTAACGACAAAGCAAGTTGCGGCATGAATTTAGGCTCAAACTGCGGAGCAGATCGCAGAGAAATTTTAATCGCAAATTCTAAAGCGGCGGATCACGCAATAAATTTAACCGCACCGAGCGCGAGCTTAAATTTGACTGTAAGTTCAGGCTCGGACGCAAACGACGAAAGCAAAAATTCCGTCCGAAATTCTAAATCAAATTTCTCCGCCGCAGATTTAGATATAAACTCGTACTCGGGCGCTACGCGAAATTCTACGCCGATACGGGTCGCAAGCGGCGTGGCATATCAAAGCCCCGTCACAAAAATAGGGGCTGTAAATCCCGTCGTAGATAAAAATTACCTGGCGGCGGCGCATCGAGGCTTTATTACGATAAGCTCGAGCTACGACGCACAAAATTTCACCCTTTATTGCGGCAAAAATTCCGACCGAAGCCAAAGCGAAAATTCTGCGCCTGCAATCCTTAATCAAATTCCAGGCGCTCTTATCAAGAGCAAAAATTTCTCTCCGAGCTTCGCCGCACCCAATCTAAAATCTGCGCTACGCAGCGATAAGAATTCTATCCAAAATCTCAGCGGGAATTCCGTTCAAAATTCTAATTCCGCAGCTCAAGCCACGCAGGATTTAAACTTTGCGACGACATATAAAAGTGTGATTCTCACGGCGCCGAGCGCAAAATCCGCTTCGCTTCCAAATTCCGTGCTGCCTCAAAATTTTACCTCCTCGCAAAACTCCGCCTCATCGCAAAATTTCGTCCTACCGCCAAACTCCGCGAGAGAGGGCTGCGAAACGCCACTCAGATACATTAAAATTTACGACCGCACTAGTTTTTTCGCTGCGGTAGCGGATCGCTACGTCACATCGATGGATTACCAACGATATGGCAACGGCGAATCGAAAGGACTTGCCGATAAACGGGGCATATCAAAAAACGGCACATCGGCGAATGGTCGCAGCGTAACGGCAGATTGTCACAGCACACCGGCGCACCAAAACAGCGCGATGAGAAATCAAAACACCGCGGCGACGGATTGGTGCGACGTATCGATAGATAAAAACGCTACGGTGGCGTATCGGCAATGTACGGCGGTGGGTTATTGCCACATGGCAGCGAATCAAAACACTTTAGCAGCGCCAAATTTAAATTTACAGCACGCTCGTGCTAAATCCGGGCGAGATTTGCGGGCACAAAAAGCGACTTTCCGGTTTGCCTGCATTGTGGTGCAAGAGTGA
- a CDS encoding type II asparaginase codes for MAAAKPNIYILATGGTIAGSSASATEGNYTAGSKGVEDILAAVPQLGDLATIKSEQISNIGSQEMNDEIWLKLANRVSELLTKNDVDGVVIVHGTDTMEETAYFLSLVVKSKKPIVLVGAMRNADSMSADGPLNLYNAVAVAADKNAREKSALVVMNDEIHAAREVTKTNTTNVAAFASPNSGKIGTVNYGVVNFYMAPLRKHTVASEFNIKDIKALPRVDIIYAHPQDVSDFVETAVQKGAKGIVVAGMGNGNLYPDTEAALAKASEAGVIVVRSSRTGSGSTSVSSEVDDAKFGFLTADNLNPQKARVLLMLALSKTSDKVKIQSFFATH; via the coding sequence TTGGCTGCTGCGAAGCCAAATATTTATATTTTAGCTACCGGCGGCACGATCGCAGGAAGCAGCGCAAGCGCTACGGAGGGCAACTATACCGCAGGCTCTAAGGGCGTAGAAGATATCTTAGCGGCAGTGCCGCAGCTGGGGGATTTAGCTACGATTAAAAGTGAGCAAATTTCAAATATCGGCTCGCAGGAGATGAACGATGAAATTTGGCTCAAGCTTGCAAACCGCGTAAGCGAGCTGCTTACCAAAAACGACGTAGACGGCGTCGTCATCGTGCATGGAACCGATACAATGGAGGAGACGGCGTATTTTTTAAGCTTGGTAGTAAAATCTAAAAAACCGATCGTGTTGGTAGGCGCGATGCGAAACGCAGACTCGATGAGTGCTGATGGACCGCTTAATCTATACAACGCCGTTGCCGTCGCAGCAGATAAAAACGCTCGCGAAAAGAGTGCTCTTGTAGTGATGAACGACGAGATCCACGCCGCGCGCGAGGTTACGAAAACAAATACTACTAACGTTGCGGCTTTTGCCTCGCCGAATTCCGGCAAAATCGGCACCGTAAATTATGGCGTCGTAAATTTTTATATGGCGCCGCTTCGCAAACACACCGTTGCAAGCGAATTTAATATCAAGGACATCAAGGCCTTGCCGCGCGTCGATATTATTTACGCGCATCCGCAGGACGTGAGCGATTTCGTAGAGACTGCCGTACAAAAGGGCGCTAAGGGCATCGTAGTCGCCGGCATGGGAAACGGAAATTTATACCCTGACACGGAGGCTGCGCTTGCAAAAGCTAGCGAAGCGGGCGTGATCGTCGTGCGCTCAAGCCGTACAGGCAGCGGCTCAACTAGCGTTAGCTCGGAGGTGGACGACGCAAAATTTGGCTTTCTAACCGCAGATAATCTAAATCCACAAAAGGCGCGCGTACTATTAATGCTGGCTCTTAGTAAAACGAGCGATAAAGTAAAAATTCAGAGCTTTTTTGCGACACATTAA
- the dcd gene encoding dCTP deaminase, protein MGLKSDKWIRQMSQQHDMIAPFCEENIGRGVVSYGLSSYGYDIRVAREFKIFTNVGGTVVDPKNFDAKNVVDFEGDVCIVPPNSFALARTIEYFKMPRDVLAICLGKSTYARCGIIVNVTPFEPGFEGHITIEISNTTPLPAKIYANEGIAQVLFLQGDEPCEVSYCDKKGKYQSQKGITLPRILKD, encoded by the coding sequence ATGGGACTGAAAAGCGATAAATGGATCAGACAGATGTCGCAGCAGCACGATATGATAGCGCCCTTTTGCGAGGAAAATATCGGTCGCGGCGTCGTTAGCTACGGACTTTCCAGCTACGGATACGACATACGCGTAGCGCGCGAATTTAAAATTTTTACAAACGTCGGCGGAACGGTCGTCGATCCTAAAAATTTCGATGCAAAAAACGTCGTGGATTTTGAGGGCGATGTCTGCATCGTACCGCCGAATTCCTTCGCGTTAGCGCGCACCATCGAATACTTCAAAATGCCGCGCGACGTGCTTGCGATCTGTCTGGGCAAAAGCACCTACGCGCGCTGCGGCATCATCGTAAACGTAACACCCTTTGAGCCCGGCTTTGAGGGACACATCACGATTGAAATTTCCAACACCACGCCGCTGCCTGCAAAAATTTACGCGAACGAAGGCATCGCGCAGGTTTTGTTTCTGCAAGGAGATGAGCCGTGCGAGGTGAGCTACTGCGATAAAAAAGGCAAATACCAAAGCCAAAAGGGCATCACGCTGCCTAGAATTCTAAAGGATTAA
- a CDS encoding polyribonucleotide nucleotidyltransferase, whose protein sequence is MQCKIEVNGNTEIFDIDKVAKQAAGAALLRVKNTVVLATVAREETQVQEDFLPLTVQYIEKMYAAGRIPGGYIKRETKPGDFETLTSRIIDRSLRPLFPKGYTYPTQIVVYVLSADPEVDLQVVALNAASAALYLSDIPIKAPVCGVRIGYQNGNFILNPSNSALKASALDLYVAGVGDELLMIEMRSLPQINGGAQQMNEFSEDLMVDAIDFAAKAISAGSNAYEEAFLPIKKPDASLEYKPEIEDEDIADFIDANYKDAVKAAINQMAKSERATELNKIVDQILATEAAAQNEWSKEVISSVIGKYKRGIIRTQIIEDHCRADGRALDEVRPISIETNILPCAHGSCLFTRGQTQALVVTTLGGDSDAQLSDSLTQLEPISERFMFNYNFPGFCVGEASPLRSPGRRELGHGNLAKRALYPSIDLNSPQSIRVVSEILESNGSSSMASVCGGALSLRAAGVPTLKLVAGVAMGLIFEGEKHAVLTDIMGLEDHDGDMDFKVAGTYEGITALQMDIKLGGISLEVLKEALAQAKQARAHILGLMEQADAAIVINEDVLPKLEIFSVEASKIPDIIGQGGKVIKEITESFGVNIDLDREKGEVKIQGAKASGVSGAKEKILSIVSNSRDFRKPRGERKEIKFQIGEEFDGVVQSVLDFGTFISLRDGVDGLLRAKFITTPYKAGDVVRVRVTDQKGSKISLELA, encoded by the coding sequence ATGCAGTGTAAAATTGAAGTAAATGGCAATACCGAAATTTTCGATATCGACAAAGTTGCGAAACAAGCCGCGGGCGCGGCGCTTTTGCGCGTGAAAAATACCGTCGTGCTGGCTACCGTAGCGCGCGAAGAGACGCAGGTGCAGGAGGACTTTTTGCCCCTTACCGTGCAATATATCGAAAAGATGTACGCAGCGGGCAGAATCCCCGGAGGCTACATCAAGCGCGAGACCAAGCCGGGCGATTTTGAGACGCTTACCAGCCGCATCATAGACCGCTCGCTGCGCCCGCTCTTTCCAAAGGGCTATACATATCCGACGCAGATCGTAGTTTACGTGCTATCGGCAGATCCGGAGGTCGATCTGCAAGTCGTCGCTCTTAATGCGGCGTCTGCGGCACTATATCTTAGCGACATCCCGATTAAAGCGCCCGTTTGCGGCGTCCGAATCGGCTATCAAAATGGAAATTTCATCCTAAATCCGAGCAACTCCGCGCTTAAAGCTAGCGCGCTCGATCTTTACGTAGCGGGCGTTGGTGATGAGCTTTTGATGATCGAGATGCGCTCTTTGCCACAGATTAATGGCGGCGCGCAGCAGATGAATGAATTTAGCGAAGATCTGATGGTAGATGCGATTGATTTTGCCGCAAAGGCGATAAGTGCGGGTTCAAACGCTTACGAAGAGGCTTTTTTGCCGATTAAAAAGCCCGATGCGAGCTTGGAGTACAAGCCTGAAATCGAGGATGAGGATATCGCGGATTTTATCGACGCAAACTACAAAGACGCCGTTAAAGCGGCGATCAATCAGATGGCAAAGAGCGAGCGCGCTACCGAGCTAAACAAAATCGTAGATCAAATTTTAGCGACCGAGGCCGCGGCGCAAAACGAATGGAGCAAAGAGGTGATTTCCAGCGTCATCGGCAAGTATAAGCGCGGCATCATCCGCACGCAGATCATCGAGGATCATTGCAGAGCTGACGGACGCGCGCTTGATGAGGTGCGCCCGATCAGTATCGAGACCAATATCCTACCGTGCGCGCACGGAAGCTGCCTATTTACGCGCGGACAGACGCAGGCTTTAGTCGTCACTACGCTAGGCGGCGATAGCGACGCGCAGCTAAGCGACAGCCTAACGCAGCTTGAGCCGATCAGCGAGCGATTTATGTTTAACTACAACTTCCCGGGCTTTTGCGTCGGCGAAGCAAGCCCGCTCAGAAGCCCGGGCAGACGCGAGCTCGGACATGGAAATTTAGCCAAAAGAGCGCTGTATCCGAGTATCGATCTAAACTCGCCGCAGTCTATCCGCGTGGTGAGCGAAATTTTAGAGAGCAACGGCTCAAGCTCAATGGCTTCGGTCTGCGGCGGCGCACTTTCGTTGCGCGCAGCGGGCGTGCCTACGCTAAAGCTCGTTGCGGGCGTCGCGATGGGCTTAATTTTTGAGGGCGAAAAACACGCGGTACTAACCGACATAATGGGGCTTGAGGATCACGACGGCGATATGGATTTTAAGGTCGCGGGTACCTATGAGGGCATCACCGCGCTTCAGATGGATATCAAACTCGGCGGCATCAGCCTAGAGGTTTTAAAAGAAGCTCTCGCGCAGGCAAAGCAGGCTCGCGCGCATATTTTGGGCTTGATGGAGCAGGCGGACGCAGCGATCGTCATAAATGAAGATGTGCTTCCGAAGCTTGAAATTTTTAGCGTCGAGGCAAGCAAAATCCCCGACATTATCGGCCAAGGCGGCAAGGTCATCAAAGAGATCACCGAAAGCTTCGGCGTAAATATCGATCTGGATCGCGAAAAGGGCGAGGTCAAGATCCAAGGCGCCAAAGCTAGCGGCGTATCGGGCGCGAAAGAGAAAATTTTATCGATAGTTTCAAATTCTCGCGATTTTCGCAAGCCGCGCGGTGAACGCAAAGAGATAAAATTTCAGATCGGCGAGGAGTTTGACGGTGTGGTGCAAAGCGTGCTGGATTTCGGCACTTTCATCTCGCTACGAGACGGCGTGGACGGATTGCTGCGCGCCAAATTTATCACGACGCCTTACAAGGCGGGCGATGTGGTGCGAGTGCGCGTGACCGATCAGAAAGGCTCTAAAATTTCACTGGAACTGGCTTAA